Proteins from one Lacrimispora sphenoides genomic window:
- a CDS encoding response regulator transcription factor, which produces MKVLIVEDEVRLADALGQIMKEQHYQADIVYNGTDGLSCGLSGEYDVIVLDVMLPGENGFQVVKKLREARIQTPVLMLTARDDIQDKVTGLDRGADDYMTKPFIPEELLARIRALSRRQGEVIVEEMKFGDLTLTLSANDLCCGTKSIHLGYKEFEVLKILMSNSGRIVSKETLISRVWGSDSDAEDNNVEAYISFLRKKLNFVGSRVEISTLRKVGYRLEETT; this is translated from the coding sequence ATGAAGGTATTGATTGTAGAAGACGAAGTAAGGCTGGCCGATGCTTTGGGACAGATTATGAAGGAACAACATTACCAGGCTGATATTGTGTATAATGGTACTGACGGTTTGTCCTGCGGTCTTTCCGGGGAATATGACGTCATTGTTTTAGATGTCATGCTGCCGGGAGAAAATGGTTTTCAAGTGGTGAAAAAGCTGAGAGAGGCCCGCATCCAGACTCCTGTTCTCATGCTGACCGCTCGGGATGACATTCAGGATAAGGTAACCGGACTTGACAGAGGAGCTGATGACTATATGACAAAGCCCTTTATACCGGAAGAACTGTTAGCCCGCATCAGAGCCCTCTCCCGCCGCCAGGGAGAAGTGATTGTAGAAGAAATGAAATTCGGAGACTTGACACTTACTCTCTCCGCAAATGATTTATGCTGCGGCACCAAATCCATTCATCTTGGATATAAGGAATTTGAAGTGTTAAAGATCCTTATGAGCAATTCCGGAAGGATCGTTTCAAAGGAAACTCTCATCTCAAGGGTATGGGGCAGCGATTCCGACGCAGAGGACAATAATGTTGAGGCTTATATTTCCTTTTTACGCAAAAAGCTGAATTTTGTGGGTTCAAGGGTGGAAATCAGCACTCTCCGAAAGGTCGGATACCGCCTGGAGGAAACAACATGA
- a CDS encoding ABC transporter ATP-binding protein — protein sequence MGEEEVRANNGVSLTICHGEFVAIVGKSGSGKSTLMNIIGALDVPTSGEYLLGGEDVGRMSDNQLAGIRNKMIGFIFQQYNLLPRLNLLENVELPLLYAGAGTNERNKRAMASLERVGLAEKWKNFPNQLSGGQQQRVSIARALAGDPSLILADEPTGALDSKTSREVLNFLKKLNDEGNTIVMITHDSAIAKEARRVIRVHDGKINFDGDVNEYSAIL from the coding sequence ATGGGAGAGGAGGAGGTCCGTGCAAACAACGGCGTATCCTTAACCATTTGCCACGGGGAGTTCGTGGCTATTGTAGGAAAGTCGGGAAGCGGAAAATCCACGCTCATGAATATTATAGGCGCACTGGATGTCCCCACGTCAGGAGAATATCTTCTGGGCGGTGAGGATGTGGGCAGGATGTCGGATAACCAGCTGGCTGGGATACGGAATAAGATGATTGGCTTTATCTTCCAGCAGTACAATCTGCTTCCCAGACTGAATCTTCTTGAAAATGTGGAACTGCCCCTATTATATGCAGGGGCAGGAACCAATGAACGTAACAAACGCGCCATGGCCTCTCTGGAACGGGTTGGCCTGGCGGAAAAGTGGAAAAATTTCCCCAACCAGCTTTCCGGAGGCCAGCAGCAGAGGGTTTCCATTGCAAGGGCGCTGGCAGGAGATCCCTCCCTGATTCTGGCCGATGAGCCTACGGGGGCTCTGGATTCAAAAACCAGCCGGGAAGTCCTTAATTTCTTAAAAAAGCTGAACGATGAAGGGAATACCATCGTTATGATCACCCATGACAGCGCCATTGCAAAGGAAGCCAGGCGGGTGATCCGGGTACACGATGGTAAGATTAATTTCGATGGAGACGTAAATGAATATTCTGCAATCCTTTAA
- a CDS encoding GTP pyrophosphokinase, which produces MNISMNPNSELNQSIVNVPNLVQVPDPLMKQAYQFQEAMMMYTCAIREIKTKLEVLNDELSVRNSRNPIEMVKSRVKKPISIVEKLQRRGLPVSLESMMENLDDVAGIRVICSFLDDIYAVADMLARQDDVHIIAIKDYIRHPKKNGYRSYHMIVEIPVFFSDQKKWMRAEVQIRTIAMDFWASLDHQLKYKKEVEEYSQEISEELRECADVIAQTDERMLGIRKRIEDHGIAVSK; this is translated from the coding sequence ATGAATATTAGCATGAACCCCAATAGTGAATTGAACCAGTCCATTGTGAATGTTCCCAATCTGGTTCAGGTTCCGGACCCGCTTATGAAGCAGGCATACCAGTTTCAGGAAGCTATGATGATGTATACCTGTGCCATCCGGGAGATCAAGACAAAGCTGGAAGTCCTTAATGATGAACTGTCAGTTAGGAACTCCAGAAACCCAATTGAAATGGTTAAATCAAGAGTAAAGAAGCCCATCAGCATTGTGGAAAAGCTGCAGCGCAGAGGGTTGCCGGTTTCCCTGGAATCCATGATGGAAAATCTGGATGATGTTGCAGGAATCCGCGTAATATGCTCGTTCCTTGATGATATTTATGCAGTGGCAGATATGCTGGCACGCCAGGATGATGTACATATCATTGCCATTAAGGATTACATCCGCCACCCCAAAAAAAATGGTTATCGCAGCTATCATATGATCGTAGAGATCCCCGTGTTCTTTTCCGACCAGAAAAAATGGATGAGGGCAGAGGTCCAGATCCGTACCATTGCCATGGATTTCTGGGCCAGTCTGGACCACCAATTAAAATATAAAAAAGAAGTGGAAGAGTACTCCCAGGAAATCAGCGAAGAACTGCGGGAGTGTGCGGACGTGATCGCACAGACCGACGAAAGAATGCTGGGTATCAGAAAGAGAATTGAGGATCATGGAATTGCAGTTTCTAAATAA
- a CDS encoding folate family ECF transporter S component produces the protein MKKFVTLFTDSYRELKSVRTITTAAMFGAVAIVLGMFSINMGNYIRISFSSIPNGMVSYLFGPVVGGLFSGSMDVLKYLLKPTGAFFPGLTLVTVLAGIMYGCMYYRKPITLRRVLVSKLLVMLVCNVILNTMCLSILYGKGFMVLLPARALKNLVMWPIDSMIFYSMSKALDTMGVFKTIRNVRTAGTK, from the coding sequence ATGAAAAAATTCGTCACTTTGTTCACCGATTCTTACAGAGAGCTGAAGTCTGTAAGAACCATTACCACAGCCGCCATGTTTGGCGCAGTAGCAATTGTTTTGGGCATGTTTTCCATTAACATGGGAAATTACATCCGGATCAGTTTTTCTTCCATTCCCAATGGAATGGTTTCATACCTGTTTGGTCCGGTAGTAGGAGGCCTTTTTTCCGGAAGTATGGATGTGCTTAAATACCTCTTAAAGCCTACGGGAGCATTTTTTCCGGGACTGACCCTGGTAACTGTTCTGGCAGGTATCATGTATGGCTGCATGTATTACAGAAAGCCGATCACCTTAAGAAGGGTCCTGGTTTCCAAGCTTTTAGTCATGCTGGTATGTAACGTGATACTTAATACCATGTGTCTTTCTATCCTGTACGGAAAGGGCTTTATGGTACTTCTTCCGGCAAGGGCACTTAAAAACCTGGTCATGTGGCCGATTGATTCCATGATTTTTTATTCCATGTCAAAAGCGCTGGATACCATGGGGGTTTTTAAAACTATCCGTAATGTTAGGACTGCGGGAACAAAATAA
- a CDS encoding Mrp/NBP35 family ATP-binding protein, whose translation MSEVNCTHNCNTCQENCGSREEQVSFLEPLNPASTVKKVIGVVSGKGGVGKSLVTSLMAVGMNGKGYKTAILDADITGPSIPKAFGLSDYGVGMTPGGLMIPAITATGIEVMSANLILDHETDPVIWRGPVIAGAVKQFWQEALWDNIDYMFVDMPPGTGDVPLTVFQSLPVDGIIIVTSPQELVTMIVEKAVNMAKKMNIPILGLVENMSYLICPDCGKQISVFGESRVDEAAKVNGLTVLAKIPIDPQIAAAVDGGTVEYLEVNWLNEAVSAAEKA comes from the coding sequence ATGAGTGAGGTAAATTGTACTCATAATTGTAATACCTGCCAGGAGAACTGCGGCAGCCGAGAGGAACAGGTAAGCTTTTTAGAACCCCTTAACCCTGCCAGCACAGTAAAAAAGGTAATTGGGGTTGTAAGCGGAAAGGGCGGCGTGGGCAAATCCCTGGTAACGTCCCTGATGGCTGTAGGTATGAACGGGAAAGGTTATAAAACGGCAATCCTTGATGCGGATATAACCGGCCCTTCCATTCCAAAGGCCTTTGGCCTTTCGGATTACGGTGTGGGCATGACGCCTGGTGGTCTTATGATCCCGGCTATCACGGCAACAGGAATTGAAGTGATGTCAGCGAATCTGATTCTGGATCATGAGACGGATCCTGTCATTTGGCGGGGGCCGGTCATTGCAGGAGCTGTGAAACAGTTCTGGCAGGAAGCCCTATGGGATAATATTGACTACATGTTCGTGGACATGCCTCCGGGAACCGGAGATGTGCCCTTAACCGTGTTCCAGTCCCTTCCTGTGGACGGAATTATCATTGTCACCTCTCCTCAGGAGCTGGTTACCATGATTGTTGAAAAAGCGGTAAATATGGCGAAAAAGATGAACATACCGATTCTGGGGCTGGTGGAAAACATGAGTTACTTGATTTGCCCGGACTGTGGGAAGCAGATTTCTGTATTTGGGGAGAGCCGCGTAGATGAAGCAGCCAAAGTGAATGGTCTTACTGTTCTGGCTAAAATCCCCATTGATCCACAGATCGCAGCCGCAGTGGATGGCGGTACGGTCGAGTATTTAGAGGTGAACTGGCTTAACGAGGCAGTTTCGGCAGCAGAGAAAGCTTAA
- a CDS encoding ABC transporter permease, which translates to MLQSFKMALKSIWGNKMRSFLTMLGIIIGVASVIILVSLVNGQMSYMTEQFTSMGTNQINVNVTNLSSRSVTVDQMYQFYEDNKNLFSQMTPKVSLSSTLKNGTESLTNTSVSGVSEEYLEMKDQTLDSGRFLQYSDVISRQKVCVAGYYVAWELYGGAEKAIGQTIKINGYAYQIVGVVSRQDEDELKDGGSDDVLYLPYSSAAKLNNTADINSYVFATADMDHSTEAKEAINTFLYGIFKDEDLYRINAMSELLNSLNSMMSMMSMMLGGIAGISLLVAGVGVMNIMLVSVTERTREIGIRKALGAKKRNIMQQFVIEAAVTSSLGGVVGILVGSVATTIIGSAMGMNATPTSGAVMVSFSVSVGIGLLFGYMPARRAADLNPIDALRSE; encoded by the coding sequence ATTCTGCAATCCTTTAAAATGGCTTTAAAGAGCATCTGGGGCAATAAGATGCGATCCTTTCTCACCATGCTTGGAATCATTATCGGCGTGGCATCGGTCATCATTCTGGTGAGTCTTGTAAACGGACAAATGTCCTATATGACGGAACAGTTTACCAGCATGGGTACCAACCAGATTAATGTGAACGTAACCAATCTTTCATCCAGGTCCGTAACCGTGGATCAGATGTATCAATTTTATGAAGACAACAAAAATCTTTTTTCTCAGATGACGCCAAAGGTTTCCTTGTCCTCTACCTTAAAAAACGGTACGGAATCCCTGACCAATACTTCGGTATCCGGTGTCAGCGAGGAATATCTGGAGATGAAGGATCAGACCCTGGATTCAGGGCGGTTCCTCCAATATTCCGATGTCATATCCAGGCAAAAAGTTTGTGTTGCAGGGTATTATGTGGCCTGGGAATTATATGGAGGAGCAGAAAAAGCCATTGGCCAGACCATAAAAATAAACGGTTATGCCTATCAGATCGTTGGTGTGGTATCCAGACAGGATGAGGATGAGCTTAAGGACGGCGGTTCAGACGACGTTTTGTACCTTCCCTACAGCAGTGCCGCCAAGTTGAACAACACTGCAGACATAAACAGCTATGTCTTTGCCACCGCCGACATGGACCATTCTACAGAGGCCAAAGAGGCCATCAATACCTTTCTTTATGGGATTTTCAAAGATGAGGACCTGTACCGGATTAATGCTATGAGTGAGCTATTAAACTCCCTAAATTCCATGATGTCCATGATGTCCATGATGCTTGGCGGAATCGCCGGAATCTCCCTTTTAGTTGCCGGAGTTGGAGTTATGAATATCATGCTGGTGTCCGTAACGGAGCGTACCAGAGAAATCGGAATCAGGAAGGCGCTGGGGGCAAAAAAACGTAACATCATGCAGCAGTTTGTAATAGAGGCCGCAGTTACCAGCTCTCTTGGCGGGGTTGTGGGTATCCTGGTGGGCTCCGTGGCAACTACCATCATTGGTTCTGCCATGGGAATGAATGCCACACCAACGTCCGGTGCCGTCATGGTTTCCTTCAGCGTATCCGTAGGGATCGGCCTTTTGTTTGGCTATATGCCTGCCAGAAGGGCTGCTGATTTAAATCCCATTGATGCTCTGCGAAGCGAATAA
- a CDS encoding S-layer homology domain-containing protein: MNGRKIAASLAFVMAATAVSPMITEASSSFDLRKKVVGVSGIMNTGNLNLSVTRGEFASMLVNASSYRSTAGKTSNTSVFADVPRNHEYASQIRIAAEQGWMNGYLGGNFKPDDSITLQEGVKGVLGLLGYVNSDFTGDQTGSRLSKYHFLELDENLNKEALEVLNKEDCINLFYNLLKTDTKSGTMFGKSLDCELTSDGEIDPFSMVDNSIKGPKIAKSSSRLKSILPFKLSEANIYLDGEPVNNSSNAIDVSLESEDGVLVYYHTISKTVWLYTIGNENESGRSAVFGEITNVVYDSSDLMTPGAIILDDGNTYELTSTEMKFAFSSYGDLRVGDTVNLVYTLSVDKDGNETRTVIDYIE, from the coding sequence ATGAACGGACGTAAAATAGCGGCTTCCCTGGCTTTTGTAATGGCCGCGACGGCAGTCAGCCCTATGATAACTGAGGCGTCAAGTAGTTTTGATTTAAGAAAAAAGGTAGTCGGAGTTTCGGGAATCATGAACACCGGGAATCTGAATCTGTCGGTAACGCGGGGAGAATTTGCCAGCATGCTGGTAAATGCATCCTCCTATCGAAGCACGGCCGGCAAGACCAGCAACACTTCCGTATTTGCCGATGTTCCAAGAAACCATGAATATGCATCCCAAATCAGGATTGCAGCGGAACAGGGGTGGATGAACGGATATTTAGGAGGAAATTTTAAACCAGACGATTCCATAACACTTCAGGAAGGGGTAAAAGGAGTTTTAGGACTTTTGGGCTATGTAAATTCTGACTTTACAGGTGACCAGACCGGTTCCAGGCTTTCCAAATATCATTTTCTGGAATTGGATGAAAATCTGAATAAAGAAGCTTTGGAAGTCTTAAATAAAGAAGACTGCATCAACCTGTTTTATAATTTGTTAAAAACAGATACGAAATCTGGAACCATGTTTGGAAAAAGCTTGGACTGCGAATTGACCAGTGATGGGGAGATCGATCCGTTTTCAATGGTCGACAACAGCATCAAGGGACCGAAGATCGCAAAAAGCAGCAGCAGGCTCAAATCCATTCTGCCTTTTAAGCTTAGTGAAGCCAATATTTATCTTGATGGAGAACCTGTTAATAATTCCAGCAATGCGATTGATGTTTCCTTGGAAAGCGAAGACGGAGTTCTGGTATATTATCATACCATTTCTAAAACCGTGTGGCTTTATACCATTGGAAACGAAAATGAAAGCGGACGCTCCGCCGTATTTGGGGAAATCACAAACGTTGTTTATGATTCTTCTGATTTAATGACACCGGGAGCAATCATACTGGATGACGGCAACACCTATGAGCTTACCAGCACTGAGATGAAGTTTGCATTTTCTTCCTATGGGGACCTTCGGGTAGGTGATACCGTGAATCTGGTCTATACCCTGTCTGTAGATAAGGATGGAAATGAAACCCGGACTGTCATTGATTATATAGAATAG
- a CDS encoding dipeptidase, with product MKVVDMHCDTISELFYRREEGKVFSILKNDCHIDLERMKKGDYCLQNFALYTNLARQEHPFEYCMKLVDLFYTELEQYEDIIGIVKGYKDIEENRKNGKMSAMLTIEEGGVCQGELAFLRNFYRLGVRMATLTWNYKNELGHPNRIWEENGEAFFEPEMEHGLTEKGIEFVQEMERLGMVIDVSHLSDAGIEDMFKYTEKPFVASHSNARTIASNPRNLTDDMIRKLSERGGVTGINYCADFLHDWKKGEGALSRVEDMVLHMKHMKKVGGIQCIGLGSDFDGIGGNLEMKSPEDLPLLEVYMKKEGFSESEIEAVFYGNVLRVYKEILH from the coding sequence ATGAAAGTTGTTGATATGCATTGTGATACCATTTCAGAGCTTTTTTACCGGAGGGAAGAGGGAAAGGTCTTTTCTATCTTAAAAAATGACTGTCATATTGACTTGGAGCGAATGAAAAAAGGTGATTATTGCTTACAGAACTTTGCTTTGTATACAAATCTCGCCAGGCAGGAGCATCCGTTTGAATATTGTATGAAGCTTGTTGACCTCTTTTACACGGAGCTGGAACAATATGAGGATATCATTGGTATTGTAAAAGGCTACAAGGATATTGAAGAAAACCGGAAGAATGGGAAGATGTCTGCCATGCTTACCATAGAAGAGGGAGGCGTCTGCCAGGGAGAACTGGCATTCTTAAGAAATTTTTACCGTCTGGGAGTTCGGATGGCCACTCTTACATGGAACTATAAAAATGAGCTGGGGCATCCCAACCGGATCTGGGAGGAAAACGGAGAGGCCTTTTTTGAGCCGGAGATGGAGCATGGGCTTACGGAAAAGGGAATCGAATTTGTTCAGGAGATGGAACGGCTGGGAATGGTTATCGATGTCTCCCATTTGTCAGATGCGGGGATAGAAGATATGTTCAAGTATACGGAAAAACCATTTGTAGCCAGCCATTCCAATGCAAGAACCATTGCCTCCAATCCCAGAAACTTAACGGACGATATGATTAGAAAGCTTTCCGAACGAGGCGGCGTGACCGGAATCAATTATTGCGCTGATTTTCTTCATGACTGGAAGAAGGGGGAAGGAGCCTTAAGCCGGGTGGAAGATATGGTTTTACATATGAAGCATATGAAAAAGGTGGGAGGCATCCAGTGTATTGGGCTTGGATCAGATTTTGACGGCATCGGGGGAAATTTAGAAATGAAATCTCCGGAAGACTTACCCCTATTGGAAGTTTATATGAAAAAAGAGGGATTTTCGGAAAGCGAAATTGAGGCAGTTTTTTATGGAAACGTCCTTCGTGTCTACAAAGAAATTTTACATTAA
- a CDS encoding Cof-type HAD-IIB family hydrolase, which produces MEKKIKAIFFDIDGTLRDFQTKRIPDSTKEALLEARKTGILLFIATGRHKLEMEEENLLEGIPFDGYVTLNGQYCYSGDRIIYDLPIDPGEVERTLMFLEEEPFPCMFMEGDRMYINMVNHVVEKVQSDIGTRIPPVLNVERAKNQRIYQIIPYVSYDMEQKLKKYLCGCEFMRWHDEMGCDVIPAGGSKWNGIMKMAEHYGFSAGEMAAIGDGNNDISMITGAGLGIAMGNASDEVKSAAGYVTDSIETDGLKKAVFHILDYNSLGGIINE; this is translated from the coding sequence GTGGAAAAGAAGATAAAGGCCATTTTTTTTGATATTGATGGAACGCTTCGGGATTTTCAAACAAAACGGATTCCGGACAGTACAAAAGAGGCACTTTTGGAAGCCAGAAAGACAGGAATCCTGCTGTTTATTGCAACGGGTCGCCATAAGCTTGAAATGGAAGAAGAAAACCTTCTGGAGGGAATTCCCTTTGACGGCTATGTGACGCTAAACGGCCAGTATTGCTATAGCGGGGACAGGATCATTTATGATCTGCCCATAGATCCTGGTGAAGTTGAGAGAACTTTAATGTTTTTGGAGGAAGAGCCATTTCCATGTATGTTTATGGAAGGGGACCGCATGTACATCAATATGGTGAATCATGTAGTGGAAAAGGTCCAGTCAGATATAGGAACCAGGATTCCTCCGGTTTTAAATGTAGAACGGGCCAAAAACCAGCGTATTTACCAGATAATACCTTATGTATCCTACGACATGGAGCAGAAGCTGAAGAAGTATCTTTGCGGCTGTGAGTTCATGCGCTGGCATGATGAGATGGGCTGTGATGTGATTCCCGCAGGCGGAAGTAAGTGGAACGGGATCATGAAGATGGCAGAGCATTACGGCTTTTCTGCCGGTGAGATGGCTGCCATTGGCGACGGCAATAACGATATTTCCATGATAACCGGTGCGGGCCTTGGTATTGCCATGGGAAATGCCTCTGACGAAGTAAAGAGTGCGGCCGGTTATGTTACGGATTCGATAGAAACAGATGGCTTAAAAAAAGCCGTCTTCCATATATTAGACTATAATTCATTAGGAGGAATCATCAATGAGTGA
- a CDS encoding efflux RND transporter periplasmic adaptor subunit, whose product MKKVIQKLFSKEKRKGRIKGKKILILLIIILAVLAGVMAAASFKKSKEASAESKSIRTAKVTKQDIVSELSSSGTISPQNTYDITSLVEGEVIAADFEEGDEVEKGQILYQIDTSSMESEMTSVNNSLSRAQENYQTALNDYNSALGDYSGNTYKSTESGYIKSLSIKEGDKVGNNTEIASIYDDKTMKIKLPFLSGEAAQITAGQAAVLTLTDTGEQIQGAVTSVSNMDVTLTGGRIVRYVTIEVTNPGGLTTETPATAAIGDYVCSVEATFEPKLESTMKADLSSNVEVGTLLVHEGDYVTKGTPLFTMESKSADKLLRTYKDTMEKAQETLEGAKSKLESTENTYDNYTITAPISGKVITKTVKAGDKITKSSSGSTTLAVIYDMSAYTFKMSVDELDVKSVKVGQEVNITADAVTGKTFSGTVTNVSLESSTSNGVTNYPVTVTLNDGMDELLPGMNVDGVIILDKAADVLAVPADALIRGNQVYVKDDTVKEPQGNIPAGFRAVEVTTGLISDDYVEITSGLEENQEVYVAQTTVGTSTNIMMPGGMGGVNVGPGGSGSGSGVRYRSEGGGSGSGSRSTGNGDRQP is encoded by the coding sequence ATGAAAAAAGTCATTCAGAAATTATTTTCAAAAGAAAAAAGAAAAGGTCGGATAAAGGGAAAAAAGATTTTGATCCTTCTTATCATAATCCTTGCGGTGCTGGCAGGAGTGATGGCGGCGGCAAGCTTTAAAAAATCAAAGGAAGCATCCGCCGAATCAAAGAGCATAAGAACTGCAAAAGTTACGAAGCAGGACATTGTCTCTGAGCTATCCTCCTCTGGAACCATTTCTCCTCAGAATACCTATGACATTACCTCTTTGGTGGAAGGAGAAGTCATTGCAGCAGATTTTGAAGAGGGAGACGAGGTAGAAAAGGGACAGATCCTCTACCAGATTGATACGTCATCCATGGAATCGGAGATGACATCGGTGAATAACTCCCTGTCCAGAGCCCAGGAAAATTATCAAACTGCGCTGAATGATTATAATTCTGCTTTAGGTGATTACAGCGGAAATACCTATAAATCCACAGAGAGCGGGTACATAAAATCGCTTTCCATTAAGGAAGGAGATAAAGTAGGAAACAATACGGAAATTGCCTCTATTTATGATGATAAAACCATGAAGATCAAGCTTCCGTTCCTCTCCGGAGAGGCAGCCCAGATAACGGCCGGACAGGCGGCAGTTCTGACCCTTACAGATACGGGAGAGCAGATTCAGGGCGCAGTCACTTCTGTCAGCAATATGGATGTAACCTTAACAGGAGGGCGTATCGTTCGTTATGTCACCATTGAGGTTACAAATCCAGGCGGTCTTACCACGGAAACCCCGGCTACGGCAGCGATAGGCGATTATGTGTGCAGTGTGGAAGCAACGTTTGAACCCAAGCTTGAGTCGACCATGAAAGCGGACTTATCCTCCAACGTGGAGGTAGGAACCCTGCTGGTGCATGAAGGTGATTATGTAACGAAGGGCACTCCTCTATTTACAATGGAAAGCAAGTCTGCGGATAAACTGCTGCGCACTTATAAAGATACCATGGAAAAGGCCCAGGAAACTCTGGAAGGAGCAAAAAGCAAGCTGGAGAGCACCGAGAATACTTATGATAACTACACCATTACCGCTCCTATATCCGGAAAGGTCATTACAAAAACCGTGAAAGCGGGAGATAAGATTACCAAAAGCTCCAGCGGCAGTACAACTCTGGCAGTCATATACGATATGTCCGCCTATACTTTTAAAATGTCTGTGGATGAATTGGACGTAAAGTCCGTGAAAGTAGGCCAGGAAGTAAACATTACGGCAGATGCCGTAACCGGTAAAACCTTTTCCGGAACAGTTACCAATGTCAGCCTTGAGAGTTCTACTTCCAATGGTGTTACCAATTATCCTGTTACTGTCACCTTAAATGATGGCATGGATGAGCTTCTCCCCGGTATGAACGTAGATGGAGTGATCATTCTGGATAAAGCTGCTGACGTCCTTGCCGTACCGGCCGATGCGCTGATACGGGGAAATCAGGTCTATGTAAAGGATGATACGGTGAAGGAGCCCCAGGGGAATATTCCGGCAGGCTTTCGGGCGGTAGAAGTTACCACAGGCTTAATCAGTGATGATTATGTGGAAATTACCAGCGGGTTGGAAGAGAACCAGGAGGTCTACGTTGCACAAACCACTGTAGGCACCTCAACAAACATTATGATGCCGGGAGGTATGGGCGGTGTAAACGTAGGCCCAGGCGGCTCCGGCTCTGGTTCCGGAGTCAGGTACCGCAGTGAAGGCGGTGGCTCCGGTAGCGGAAGCCGCAGTACAGGCAACGGCGACCGCCAGCCTTAA
- a CDS encoding sensor histidine kinase, whose translation MIKKLRRRLVLVNMIFVITILSAVLGIFYYANFKRIERQTVMALYQAADRNQPDHLPDKVEITRRPQRNLPPLVPIFVVNLNNRNSIENIRENNLTVTRELASTLVELAKANDSSQGELKDYSLRYLKVSSAEGTKIVFADQRYERNNLKALLINCFLVFLAAVFLFLILSIFLSRLALRPAETAWRMQNQFIADASHELKTPLTVILANLQILSLHKECTIMDQQKWLNNTKEEAERMKQLVEELLFLARSDTGAVQASQMAMAPLDFSDIVLNGVLLFESVAFENKVNLENKIDPGIILEGWEVQLKQVINILLDNACKYAGKHGSVSVSLKKSSHNAVLTVQNTGDPIPEKEQIHVFERFYRTDESRVRKEGGYGLGLSIAKTIVDHHKGKINLTSSLETGTIFTVSLPLSSRQHINRT comes from the coding sequence ATGATAAAAAAATTAAGAAGACGGTTAGTTTTGGTTAACATGATTTTTGTAATAACCATTCTTTCCGCAGTTCTTGGTATCTTTTACTACGCCAATTTTAAACGCATCGAGCGGCAGACCGTCATGGCTCTTTACCAGGCCGCCGACCGAAACCAGCCGGACCATCTGCCGGATAAGGTGGAAATCACCCGCAGACCTCAAAGGAATCTGCCGCCTCTTGTCCCTATTTTCGTGGTTAATTTAAACAATCGCAACTCCATAGAAAACATAAGGGAAAACAATTTAACGGTTACAAGGGAGCTGGCTTCTACCCTGGTGGAGCTGGCAAAAGCAAATGACTCTTCCCAGGGGGAACTTAAGGATTATTCTCTTCGCTACCTTAAAGTTTCCTCCGCAGAGGGTACGAAAATAGTATTTGCAGACCAAAGATATGAACGGAATAATTTAAAAGCCCTCCTGATCAATTGTTTTTTGGTCTTTCTTGCGGCGGTTTTTCTTTTTTTGATCCTGAGTATTTTCCTTTCCCGTCTGGCGTTAAGGCCTGCGGAAACCGCATGGCGGATGCAAAACCAGTTCATTGCCGATGCATCCCATGAACTTAAGACACCTCTTACTGTGATCCTGGCCAATTTACAGATTCTTTCCCTTCATAAGGAATGCACCATCATGGATCAGCAGAAATGGCTGAACAACACAAAAGAAGAGGCAGAACGCATGAAACAGCTTGTGGAAGAACTGCTCTTTTTGGCCCGCTCCGATACTGGGGCCGTCCAGGCCTCCCAGATGGCAATGGCTCCTCTGGATTTCAGTGACATCGTATTAAACGGAGTCCTGCTTTTTGAATCCGTTGCCTTTGAAAATAAGGTGAACCTGGAAAATAAAATTGATCCCGGCATTATCCTGGAAGGCTGGGAAGTCCAGCTAAAGCAGGTAATCAACATCCTGCTGGACAATGCCTGCAAATACGCTGGAAAACATGGTTCCGTATCTGTCAGCTTAAAGAAATCATCCCATAATGCCGTCTTGACCGTTCAAAATACGGGAGACCCTATTCCCGAAAAGGAGCAGATCCATGTCTTTGAGCGGTTTTATCGGACGGATGAATCAAGAGTCCGTAAGGAAGGAGGCTATGGACTTGGCCTTTCCATTGCAAAGACCATTGTTGACCACCATAAGGGAAAGATTAACCTGACCAGCAGCCTTGAAACAGGAACTATTTTTACCGTCAGCCTTCCCCTCTCTTCCCGCCAACATATAAACAGAACATAA